AAATTTGACGTAATAAAAACAAAAAGGCGACCAACAGGCCGCCTTTTTAGCAATACACTAAGTAGATTAGCGTCTATTTTTTGTCAGCTCGATAACTCTAAGCTGAGCAATAGCTTTAGCCAGTTCACTAGCCGCTTGAGCGAAGTTCATATCACCATGCTGATTTTGGATTTTCTCCTCAGCTTGGCGTTTAGCTTCTTCAGCCTTCGCTGCATCTAGTTCATCACCACGAATTGCCGTATCAGCCAATACAGTTGCTGTACCAGGCTGAACTTCAACTATACCACCAGAAACATAAATAATTTCTTCGTGGCCGTGTTGCTTAACTATACGCACCATACCAGGCTTAATAGCGGTCAGCAGCGGAGTGTGCCCATGGAAAATACCAAGTTCACCTTCGCTCCCGGTCACCTGAAACGTTTCAACTAATCCTGAAAAAATTTCTTTCTCAGCACTAACTACGTCTAGGTGCAAGGTCATTGCTGCCATATAGCCTCCTATTTAGCCTTATAGCTTCTTAGCATTCTCAATAGCATCGTCTATTACACCGCAGTACATAAACGCTTGCTCAGGAATGTCATCGTATTCACCACCCAGAAGACCTTTGAATCCACGTAAAGTCTCTTTAAGAGATACATAGACACCAGGGTCACCTGTAAATACTTCCGCTACGTGGTAAGGCTGAGTTAGGAAACGCTCTATCTTACGTGCACGTGATACCACAAGTTTATCTTCTTCAGATAACTCATCCATACCCAAAATAGCAATGATATCTTTCAGTTCTTTATAGCGCTGAAGAGTAGACTGAACACCACGAGCTACGTCGTAATGCTCTTGGCCTACTACCAATGGATCAAGCTGTCTAGAAGATGAATCCAATGGATCGATTGCTGGGTATAGACCCATAGCTGCGATATTACGGTTAAGTACTACCGTTGCATCTAAGTGAGCAAACGTGGTTGCTGGAGATGGGTCAGTCAAGTCATCCGCTGGTACATATACCGCCTGTACAGACGTGATAGAACCGGCTTTAGTTGATGTGATACGTTCTTGTAAAACACCCATTTCTTCAGCTAGTGTTGGCTGATAACCTACCGCAGATGGCATACGACCTAATAGAGCCGAAACCTCTGTACCCGCAAGGGTATAACGATAAATGTTATCGATGAACAATAGAACGTCACGACCTTCGTCACGAAAACGCTCTGCCATCGTTAGACCAGTCAGCGCTACGCGTAGACGGTTTCCTGGTGGCTCGTTCATCTGCCCGTAAACCATTGCTACTTTAGATTCTTCAGGATTTTCAACGTTAACAACGCCTGCTTCCTGCATCTCAAAATAGAAATCGTTACCTTCACGAGTACGTTCACCGACACCCGCAAATACTGAAAGACCAGAGTGCTGCAGTGCGATGTTATTGATAAGTTCCATCATATTAACGGTCTTACCAACACCTGCACCACCAAATAGACCTATTTTACCACCCTTAGCGAATGGGCAAATCAAGTCGATAACTTTCACGCCAGTCTCTAGAAGTTCAGACACATTGGACTGTTCTTCGTAACTTGGTGCTTCACGGTGAATAGCATAGTGTTCTTCCGCACCAATATCACCACACTCATCAATCGCATCACCTAAAACATTCATGATACGGCCAAGAGTTTTCGTACCTACTGGTACGGTGATTGGAGCGCCAGTGTTCTCTACTACTAATCCACGACGTAAACCATCAGAGCTGCCCATCACGATTGCGCGAATAACGCCACCGCCAAGCTGTTGTTGAACTTCAAGAACAAGACGTTCTTTCGCTTCAATAACATTCAGAGCGTCATATACACGAGGTACTTCACCCTGTGGGAACTCTACGTCGACTACCGCACCGATGATCTGTACGATCTTACCTGTAGCCATCGTTAATCCTCTAACTAATTAGTTTTACCTATGCTTAAACCGCTGCTGCGCCTGATACGATTTCAGATAGTTCTTGTGTAATAGCCGATTGACGGGCCTTGTTATACACAAGTTCTAGATCATCTATCAGATCGCTTGCATTGTCTGTAGCTGCTTTCATCGCAATCATTCGAGCCGCTTGCTCACAAGCAAGGTTCTCAACCACACCTTGATATACTTGAGATTCGACATAACGAATCAATAGTGCATCGAGTAATGGTTTAGGCTCTGGCTCATAGATATAATCCCATGAGTGAGTGCGCTTCATACTTTCGCTATCCGATTTAGGTAAAGGTAATAATTGATCGATCGTTGGTTCCTGAACCATAGTATTTACAAACTTGTTAAATACTACGTATAAGCGATCCAACTCGCCTTCATCATACTTCTTCAACATAACACCAACAGAACCGATCAATTCCTCTAGGCTTGGATCATCTCCAAGACCAGAAACTTGAGCAGCTACTTTAGCGCCACTGTTGTTAAAAAATGCCGTTGCTTTTGAACCGATAATGGCTAAGTCAATATCAGCATTTTTCTCTTTCCACTCTTGCATGTCTAACATGGCCTTTTTGAACAAGTTAATGTTCAAGCCACCACACAAGCCGCGGTCAGTTGAAATAATGATGTAACCAACACGTTTGGCTTCACGCTCTTCTAGGTATGGATGTTTATACTCTAGATTACCGTTCGCCAAATGACCGATCACTTTACGCATTGTTTCAGCATATGGACGGGAAGCTCCCATTGCGTCTTGAGAACGACGCATTTTTGAAGCCGCTACCATTTCCATCGCTTTCGTGATCTTTTGAGTGCTTTTAACACTCCCGATCTTAGTACGAATTTCTTTTGCGCCGGCCATCGTATTACTCTCTCTTTAGATAAAAAATATTGGTGACCCTAGAGCCACCTACTCATTATCAATTACCAGGTCTGGGTTGCTATGAAATCGTCCACAATCTTTTTAAGTTGTGTTTCGACCTCATCGTTGTATGCACCCGTTGTATCGATCTCTTTTACAAAATCGGTAAACTGGCTACGAGCAAACGAAAGTAGCGCATCTTCGAAATCAGCAAGCTTATTCAACTCGATGTCTTCTAGATATCCACGTTCTGCAGCGAAGATAACAATAGCCTGATCAAATACAGACATAGGAGCATATTGTTTCTGCTTCATAAGTTCTGTTACTTTTTGACCATGATCTAGTTGTCGTTTCGTTGCTTCATCAAGGTCAGACGAGAACTGAGCAAACGCTGCAAGTTCACGATACTGCGCTAGTGCGGTACGAATACCACCAGATAGCTTCTTGATAATTTTCGTTTGAGCAGCACCACCTACACGAGATACTGAGATACCTGGATCAACAGCAGGACGAACACCTGCACTGAACAGCTCAGTTTGTAAGAAGATCTGACCATCTGTAATCGAGATTACGTTAGTTGGTACGAATGCTGATACGTCACCTGCTTGAGTTTCAATGATAGGAAGCGCAGTTAAAGAACCTGTCTTACCTTTCACTTCACCCTTAGTGAAACGTTCTACATACACTTCGCTTACTCGAGCAGCGCGCTCTAGTAGACGGGAGTGGAGATAGAATACATCACCTGGGAATGCCTCACGGCCTGGTGGACGCTTAAGTAGTAGAGAGATCTGACGATACGCTACCGCTTGCTTAGACAAATCATCATAAACAATCAGAGCATCTTCACCGCGATCACGGAAGTACTCACCCATTGCACAACCTGCGTAAGGCGCCAAATATTGAAGCGCTGCAGATTCAGAAGCCGATGCAACAACAACAATGGTGTTAGCCAATGCGCCGTGCTCTTCCAATTTGCGTACTACGTTAGCAATAGTCGATGCTTTCTGACCAATCGCTACATAGATAGAGTAAATACTTGAATCTCTTTGGTTAATGATCGCATCAATAGCCATCGCTGTTTTACCAGTCTGACGGTCACCGATGATAAGCTCACGCTGACCACGCCCGATAGGGATCATGGCATCAACGGACTTATAACCAGTTTGTACAGGCTGATCAACCGATTTACGGTCAATTACACCCGGCGCAATTATCTCTACAGGAGAAGATAATTTCGCATCAATTGGACCTTTACCATCAATAGGCTCACCTAGCGTGTTTACCACACGACCAAGCATTTCAGGACCAACAGGTACTTCAAGAATACGACCAGTACCAGTAACTTTCATGCCTTCTTGTAAGTCAGCATATGGCCCCATGACAACCGCACCAACCGAGTCACGCTCAAGGTTAAGTGCTAATGCATAACGACCAGTCGGTAGTTCAATCATTTCACCTTGCATCACGTCTGCTAGACCGTGAATGCGAATAATACCATCGCTTACCGATACGATAGTACCTTCATTACGAGCTTCACTAACAACTTCGAAAGATTCGATACGTTGTTTGATTAGGTCGCTTATTTCTGTGGAATTAAGTTGCATGCTCCAATCCCCATCAAGACTGCAATGCATCGCTCAAACGGCCTAACTGACCGCGTGTTGAGTTATCGATGACTAAGTCTCCGGCTCGAATTACAACCCCACCAAGTAGGGTCTCATCTACACTACAATTCAGGTTAACTTTGCGTTCAAAACGCAGTTCAAGTTTGTTGCTGATGTCTGTAAGTTGTTTATCAGAAAGTTCTGTCGCTGATATTAAATCAACATCCATTTCTTTCTCATACTCTTGTTTAAGAGCTAAAAACGCATCACATACTTCAGGAAGGGCCTTAAGTCGACCATTCGCAGCCATTACCTTAATAAGGTTTTGGCCAAACTCATCAAACTGTTCGCCACAAACAACAATAAATATTTCTGTGAGTTTATCCGCAGAAACAGAACCACTAAGTAGCTCCACTATATCTTTGTTCTTTGTAACTTCGGCTGCAAAAGTAAGCATTTGACCCCACTGGTCAAGTGCTCCTTTTTCTACCGCAAAGTCAAACGCTGCTTTAGCGTAAGGGCGTGCTATTGTTGTCAGTTGAGACATGTGCACCCCTCGCTTTAAAGTTTCGCAGTAATGTTATCAAGAATATCTTTGTGCGCATCTTTATCAATAGAGCGCTCTAGGATCTTCTCTGCACCAGCTAAAGCCAGAGTAGCAACTTGTTTGCGCAGATCATCTTTCGCGCGATTACGTTCTGCTTCAATTTCTGCATCCGCTTGCGTTAGGATTTTCTGGCGTTCTGCCTGAGCTTCCTCGCGTGCTTCATCAATAATTTGAGCTTTACGTTTATTCGCTGAATCAATGACCTCAGTTGCTGTGCGCTTCGCTTCTTTAAGTTGCTCAGAAGCGTTGGCTTGAGCTAGATTCAAATCTTTTGCTGCTCTTTCCGCAGCAGATAGACCATCAGCAATTTTATTCTGACGTTCTTCAATAGCTTCTATAATTGGTGGCCATACATATTTCATGCAGAAAACCACGAATAAAAAGAATGCTATTGCTTGACCTAGCAGAGTTGCGTTCATATTCACAACAGCTACCCCTCTATTTTGTTCACCAACGAAAAAATGCTAATCAACGACAAAGTATTTACTTTGATCTGTTAATTAACCTAGTTGACTAACAAATGGGTTAGCGAATGTGAATAGTAGTGCTATTACGATACCAATCATTGGAACCGCATCAAGTAGACCCGCGATGATAAACATCTTAACTTGTAGCATAGGAGCCATCTCTGGTTGGCGCGCAGCACCTTCTAGGAATTTACCACCTAGAATTGCGAAACCAATCGCTGTACCAAGAGAAGCAAGACCGACGATCAGACCTACGGCGATTGCTGAAAAGCTCAGTAAAGTTTCCATTACTATCTCCAATTTATAGTTGTTGGCTTATATGTGCCTAAAAAAGCTTTGTAAAATTAAATTAGTGATCCGGGTCTTCATGTGCCATCGATAAATAAACGATAGTTAACATCATGAATACAAACGCTTGAATCAAAATAATCAAAATATGGAAAATTGCCCATGGGAGAGCACCTAACCATTGTAACCACCACGGAAGCATAGCCGCGATAAGAATGAATACAACCTCACCAGCAAACATGTTACCGAATAAACGCATACCAAGAGAAAGAGGTTTAGCGAGTAGCGAAACAACTTCTAATAGTAAGTTAAACGGTATCATCACTGGATGATTAAATGGATGTAATGCTAATTCTTTCGCAAAACCACCTAGACCTTTCACCTTGATGCTGTAATAAATCATCAAAAAGAAAACGCCTAGAGCCATAGCCATCGTGATATTAACATCAGCAGAAGGAACCACTTTTAAATAAGGGATACCTAACCAATGTTGAGCTGGATACGGTAAGAAATCAATTGGAATTAAATCCATGATATTCATTAGTAATATCCAACAAAAGATAGTCAGTGCTAACGGAGCTATCAATGGGTTGCGTCCATGGAATGTTTCTTTGACGTTATCTGCGACAAATTCCATTACCATTTCAACCGCACATTGCAGCTTACCCGGTACACCTACTGTTGCTTTCTTTGCTACCGAACGAAATATCCCTAGGAATATCAAGCCCGTAAGCACAGAAAAGAACAGGCTATCGATATTAACGTTCCAGAAACTGGTCTCCGTTATTCCCCAACCTAAATCAAAATGCTCAGAAATCTTAGCAAGTGACAGATTAGTCAAATGGTGATCAATATATCCAGACGTTGTTAGCGCTTCACCTGGCGCAGCCATAACTCATCCTATTTTTTTTTGTTAATGAATAGCGCTGGCAAAAAGATATTAATACCTAATGCCAACAAATAGGTTAGCTTCAGGGGAACAAGTTCCACCTGCATATACATGTAAGCTACAGAGAAGAGAACAACCGTAACGAGGATTTTCAGTACTTCACCGGTATAAAAAGACGCCGTGACTGCTTTTGCAGCACGAGCCCCACTATACATAAAAGCAAAAAATGCGAACACAGTATTAGCAAGCACAAAAATGCCGCCACCTATAAACGCAGAAACTCCCCAATCAACATTTACGGCCAAAGCCATCCCTGCTGCCACAAATGTAACCACGCTAGATTGAATCAATAACAGACGCTTTGCAAGTATCCGTCCTGGTTGAACTAGCCTAGCTACCATGTATTCATACCTTCATACCAATCCCACATAAACTCTTATCAATGAGCTTGGAAAAATCGCCAAAATTATACGTTCGATACATATATTTGCAATAAAAACGCTGCATTAAATAACAAATTTGTTTACAAACCTACAACTTTAGCAATAAAAATTGTAACAAATAACAAAATTAGCCGAAGACTATTGATTGTCTTCGAGTAATTTAATCAATTGATCTAATTTGTGAGGTTCATCAAATGTAATCGTCATCTTAGATTTTCCATTTGAACCACGAGTTAAAGATACTGTTGAGCCAATACACTGACTTAGTCGCTCTGATATATCAGCCGCTTCCGTATCTTTTTTCGTTTCACCTTCAACTTTTGGAGCCAATAACTTCTTAACAAACTGCTCAGCTTGACGAACGGTCATTTTTTTATCGGCAATCACTTTAGCCGTATCACCTTGGCTTTCTATATCTAAAACCAATAACGCTCTAGCATGGCCCATATCAAGCTGTTTTTTCTCAACCAAATTCTTGACCGATTCATCGAGTTGATTCAGCCTAAGTAGGTTCGTCACGGTTGTCCGTGATTTACCTATTACATCAGCTACCTGCTGGTGTGTTAATTCAAATTCGTCCTGTAACCGCTCTAAAGCTTGTGCTTCCTCTATAGCGTTGAGATCTTCTCGCTGAATATTTTCAATGAGTGACATCGCGATTGCAGCACTATCAGGTACATTTTTTACGATGCACGGTACCTGTTTAAGGCCGACACGCTTAGCAGCCCGCCAACGTCTTTCACCAGCAATTATTTCATAGGAATGTCCTGCAACATGCCTAACCACAATAGGTTGAATAATCCCTTGAGATTCAATAGATGCAGATAAATCTTCCAATGCCTCTAAAGACATATCTTTACGAGGCTGGTAAATACCAGGCTTGAGGTTAGTAATTGAAATATCAGCCAACTCACCATCAACTGAAATAGATTGACTACTGGATGCTGTTTTCTCTTTTTCTCTAGCAAGAGAACTGGTAGCTAATAAGGCATCTAAGCCCATCCCTAAACCACGTTTAGACATTTACGTTATTCCCTTCTCTTGTCTATTATGCTGGTACTTCTTCGCGACGAAGTATTTCACCAGCTAATGCTAAATAGGCCTTTGCGCCAGCAGAATGTTTGTCATAATACATCGCAGGACGACCATGACTTGGAGCTTCTGCTAAACGTACATTTCGAGGAATAACGGTTCTATATACCTTATCGCCAAAGTGCTTCTTAAGCTGATCCGATACTTCATTCGATAAGCGGTTACGCGGATCAAACATGGTTCGGAGCAGACCTTCAATTTTCAAATTATCATTTACAACGGCAGCTAATTTGCTAATGGTATCCATTAGTGCTGTTAAACCTTCGAGTGCAAAATATTCACATTGCATAGGAACTAACACAGAATCTGCAGCTGCCATCGCGTTGATTGTAAGTAGATTTAAGGCTGGGGGACAATCTATAAAGATGAAATCATAGTTATCACGAACCGAAGCTAATGCATTTTTAAGCCTAACTTCACGTGCAAATACCTCCATCAATTTAATTTCGGCAGCCGTTACATCTCCATTAGCGGCAATAAGGTGATAGCCTCCGCTAGTGTTTTTACATACCACTTCCTCAAATGGTACATCCTCAACAAGAAGATCATAAGCAGTAGAATCTACTTGGTACTTATCAACACCACTGGACATAGTTGCATTGCCCTGTGGGTCTAAATCAACGACTAAAACTTTTCTTTTTGTTGCCGCCATTGAAGCGGCCAAATTAATACAAGTCGTCGTTTTACCGACACCACCTTTCTGGTTGGCTATTGCGATAATTCTTCCCACTGTAACCTCTCTACTCTTTCATCTTGGCTAAGGTTACAAGATGTCTCTCACCTTCTAGCTCAGGAATATTTAAAGCTTTGACTTCGATCACATTACACCATTCTGGTAACTGTTCAATCTCATCTTGCGAAAGCTGCCCTTTTAGCGCGAAAAATCGACCTGTTTCTGGTTTAGGCAAATGATGACACCAATTAACCATATCGCTCATAGAAGCAAATGCACGACTTAAAACAATATCAAACTTTTCCTCAGGCTGAAATTGTTCTACTCGGCTTTGAATTGTGGTGACGTTTTTTATATCCAATTCATGGGTAACTTGTTTGATAAATCGTATACGTTTTCCTAAGCTATCCAGAAGATAAAACTCTTTTTCCGGATTCATTATTGCCAAAGGAATGCCTGGTAAACCAGGTCCAGTTCCAACATCTATTAATCGATTACCATGTAAATGCGGACTGACCATAATGCTATCAAGAATATGTTTAACCAACATATCCATCGGATCACGAACAGATGTTAAGTTATAAGCTTTATTCCATTTATCTAACATCTCAACATATCTGACAAGTTGACTTCTTTGTTGTTCACTCACAACAAGATTGGTTTTGTCTATAAGAAGATCTAATTTATTATCTAAATTATTCAATTACTCTTCCCCTTTCTTAAGCATACCTTGCTTCTTTAAGTAAACGAGCAGGATTGAAATTGCAGCCGGAGTAATACCTGAAATTCTTGATGCTATACCTATTGATTCTGGTTTTGCTTCATTCAGTTTAGCCACAACTTCATTAGATAGACCTTGAACGTTTTTGTAATCGGTATCAACGGGTAATTTTGTATTTTCATGACGCAATGATTTTGCTATTTCATCTTTTTGACGTTGAATATACCCTTCATACTTAACTTGAATTTCAACTTGTTCAGACGCTTGTAGATCTTCTAAAGCAGGACCAAACATTTCTAGATCTGTGAGTTGCTTATAAGTAATTTCTGGGCGACGTAATAAGTCCTCTCCGCTGGCTTCTTTTGTCAAAGGAGTTTTAAGTACAACATTAAGTTTATCTACCCCTTCCGATTTAGGATTAACCCAAATATCTTTCAACCGTTGGCGTTCCGTTTCCAAACTATCTACTTTTTGGTTAAATCGAGCCCAACGCTCGTCATCAACCAATCCTAATTCGCGACCTTTCTCAGTTAGACGCAAGTCAGCATTATCTTCACGAAGTAACAGTCTATATTCAGCGCGAGAGGTAAACATCCTGTATGGTTCTTTGGTTCCCATTGTTGATAAATCATCAATAAGTACCCCCATATAAGCTTCATCACGGCGTGGGTTCCAACCTTCTTTTCCTTGGGTGTATAAACTGGCATTCAAACCAGCCATTAACCCTTGAGCAGCGGCTTCTTCATAGCCCGTTGTACCATTTATCTGTCCAGCAAAAAATAGCCCTTTGATATACTTGTTTTCATAGGTCTGTTTAAGATCCCTTGGATCAAAGAAATCGTATTCAATGGCATAACCTGGACGGACAATATGTGCATTTTCAAAGCCTTTCATCGAATGAACAATCTGAACCTGTACGTCAAATGGTAAACTGGTAGAAATACCATTTGGGTACAATTCTGTTGTATTTAGGCCTTCTGGTTCGACAAAAATCTGATGACTATTTTTATCCGCAAAACGCATTACTTTATCTTCAATAGAAGGGCAATAACGAGGCCCTATCCCTTCAATGACACCAGCATACATTGGACTTCTATCCAAATTAGCTCGAATAATACTGTGGGTTTTTTCGTTCGTATGAGTGATATAGCAAGGGATCTGTCTTGGGTGTTGGCTACGATTACCTAAAAATGAGAACACAGGTGTTGGGTTATCGCCGTGTTGAACTTCCAACACTGAGAAATCAACACTATTTGCATCAATGCGCGGTGGTGTTCCTGTTTTTAGTCGATCAACTCGTAGTGGTAATTCACGTAATCTGTCGGCCAGAGCAATTGAAGGAGGATCGCCTGCACGACCTCCAGAGGAACTTTCCATTCCTATATGGATCTTTCCACCAAGAAAGGTACCAACCGTCAACACGACCGATTTAGAGCGTATTTTAAGGCCCATTTGAGTCACAACACCAACCACTTGATCTTTTTCAACAATAAGATCATCAGCGGGTTGTTGAAAAAGGGTTAGATTTGGCGTGTTCTCTAACGTTTTTCTTACAAAGGCTTTATAAATTGCCCTATCCGCTTGAGCACGAGTTGCTCTAACTGCTGGGCCCTTTGAAGCATTGAGTGTTCTAAATTGAATTCCTGCTTCATCTATTGTTTGGGCCATTAACCCACCTAAGGCATCAACTTCTTTGACTAAATGTCCCTTGCCAATTCCACCAATAGCAGGATTACAAGACATTTGACCTAACGTATCAATATTGTGTGTCAGCAGAAGTGTTTTTCTACCCGTTCTAGCAGATGCAAGTGCGGCTTCCGTTCCAGCATGTCCGCCACCAATAACGATGACGTCAAATTGTTCGTGATAAAGCATGGATCGACCTTAAGGTATTTCAAATTAAAACGTGAATGAAAAAAGAGCGTCATTCTACCTTTTTTGTGAAGTTGATAAAATGGTTTTAACATTATTTTAAAGGGATCAAAAATATAGAATATATATAGGATCTATATAGAGATCTTTCTATTGGATCTATTATTAAGGGAGCATGATCTTGTTAGTAACTCGAAAATGATCAACAAGATCATAGTAGTTATGACGATCATATCTTGTGATCTTGCTTTGATCTAACGGAGGATTAGCTGGGATCAAAATGGTTAGTTATCAACACAAGAGAGATAAAAATAAAGTTATTATCTGGATAACTATAGCTTAATCACCGGATTTAGGGGTAGTTATCCACAATGATTATTTATTTGTCGTCTAGTTTGATTTATGTTTATAGGGATAAGTTATCCACATGAGGGTATAAAGTGGACTCTTATCGATCCACTTTATGTATTGATTATATCTGATTAATAATTGAGACTAACCACTCTTCTGCCGGTTCCTCTGGAATCTGATGATCAAGTATATCGATGGTAAAGCAATCTGTAATAGGGGTTGCACCTATATCGACGAGCAAAGAAAATGCATGTTTTCCTGCTGCACAGAAGGTGTCATAACTTGAATCACCGATCGCAATAACCGCAAATTTCACCGCATTCATTCGAGGTGGTGCAGCGAGCAGGTTGTTGATAAAAGGTTGGATATTTTCTGGGTAGTCGCCAGCACCATGGGTAGAAGTGACAATTAACCATGTTCCTTCGTTAGAAATATCGTCAATACTAGGGATATTGTGGATCGTCGTTTCTTTCCCTTTTTGCTGTAAAAGATCACTTATGTGGTCACCAACGTACTCAGCGCCACCTAAAGTACTACCTGTTATTATATGGATCATTGTTAAATACCTTTCTAAAAATGCACCTGTAATGTGTTTAGTATTCAATGAAGTTGGTAACTAATCAATTCGAATTTGAAAAATAAAGGGTAGTTAAAAGGATGCACTGAGTGAGGAATTACTTTGAATGGTCATCTGATTGATTCTGGTGAGAACAGACACCACTTAAAGTGTGATGTCTGTATTTTACGTTTATATTGAATAACTACTTGCCAATACAAAATGATGAAAAAATGCGACCTAAAAGATCATCAGAACTAAATTCACCTGTAATTTCATTAAGATACTGTTGAGTAATTCTAAGTTCTTCCGCAAGAATTTCTCCTGCCATATAACCTTCCAGCTGCTCTTGACCTATATTTAAATGCTCTGAGGCTTTATTTAGCGCCTCTAAGTGACGTCTGCGAGCCATAAATCCACCTTCATTATTTCCAGTGAAGCCCATACATTCTTTCAAGTGGGTTCGAAGAGAATTAATGCCTTCGCCTGTTTTCGCTGATAAGCGGATAAGTGTTGGATCGTTAACATGACAGATACCGAGCACTTCGTCGGTTTGATCCGCTTTGTTTCTAATGACTGTCATTCCAATGTTATCGGGCAGACGATCGATAAAATCAGGCCATATTTCTTTAGGGTCTGTGGCATCGGTAGTTGTTCCATCTACCATAAATAAAACTCTATCTGCTTGCGATATTTCCTGCCATGCTCTATTTATACCGATGCGTTCTACTTCATCAGATGCAACTCTTAGCCCCGCCGTATCGATAATATGCAGTGGCATACCATCAATGTGAATATGTTCTCTCAATACATCACGTGTTGTACCAGCTATATC
This portion of the Vibrio sp. VB16 genome encodes:
- a CDS encoding ParB/RepB/Spo0J family partition protein; the protein is MSKRGLGMGLDALLATSSLAREKEKTASSSQSISVDGELADISITNLKPGIYQPRKDMSLEALEDLSASIESQGIIQPIVVRHVAGHSYEIIAGERRWRAAKRVGLKQVPCIVKNVPDSAAIAMSLIENIQREDLNAIEEAQALERLQDEFELTHQQVADVIGKSRTTVTNLLRLNQLDESVKNLVEKKQLDMGHARALLVLDIESQGDTAKVIADKKMTVRQAEQFVKKLLAPKVEGETKKDTEAADISERLSQCIGSTVSLTRGSNGKSKMTITFDEPHKLDQLIKLLEDNQ
- the mioC gene encoding FMN-binding protein MioC, translating into MIHIITGSTLGGAEYVGDHISDLLQQKGKETTIHNIPSIDDISNEGTWLIVTSTHGAGDYPENIQPFINNLLAAPPRMNAVKFAVIAIGDSSYDTFCAAGKHAFSLLVDIGATPITDCFTIDILDHQIPEEPAEEWLVSIINQI
- the rsmG gene encoding 16S rRNA (guanine(527)-N(7))-methyltransferase RsmG, with the protein product MNNLDNKLDLLIDKTNLVVSEQQRSQLVRYVEMLDKWNKAYNLTSVRDPMDMLVKHILDSIMVSPHLHGNRLIDVGTGPGLPGIPLAIMNPEKEFYLLDSLGKRIRFIKQVTHELDIKNVTTIQSRVEQFQPEEKFDIVLSRAFASMSDMVNWCHHLPKPETGRFFALKGQLSQDEIEQLPEWCNVIEVKALNIPELEGERHLVTLAKMKE
- a CDS encoding ParA family protein, encoding MGRIIAIANQKGGVGKTTTCINLAASMAATKRKVLVVDLDPQGNATMSSGVDKYQVDSTAYDLLVEDVPFEEVVCKNTSGGYHLIAANGDVTAAEIKLMEVFAREVRLKNALASVRDNYDFIFIDCPPALNLLTINAMAAADSVLVPMQCEYFALEGLTALMDTISKLAAVVNDNLKIEGLLRTMFDPRNRLSNEVSDQLKKHFGDKVYRTVIPRNVRLAEAPSHGRPAMYYDKHSAGAKAYLALAGEILRREEVPA
- the mnmG gene encoding tRNA uridine-5-carboxymethylaminomethyl(34) synthesis enzyme MnmG, yielding MLYHEQFDVIVIGGGHAGTEAALASARTGRKTLLLTHNIDTLGQMSCNPAIGGIGKGHLVKEVDALGGLMAQTIDEAGIQFRTLNASKGPAVRATRAQADRAIYKAFVRKTLENTPNLTLFQQPADDLIVEKDQVVGVVTQMGLKIRSKSVVLTVGTFLGGKIHIGMESSSGGRAGDPPSIALADRLRELPLRVDRLKTGTPPRIDANSVDFSVLEVQHGDNPTPVFSFLGNRSQHPRQIPCYITHTNEKTHSIIRANLDRSPMYAGVIEGIGPRYCPSIEDKVMRFADKNSHQIFVEPEGLNTTELYPNGISTSLPFDVQVQIVHSMKGFENAHIVRPGYAIEYDFFDPRDLKQTYENKYIKGLFFAGQINGTTGYEEAAAQGLMAGLNASLYTQGKEGWNPRRDEAYMGVLIDDLSTMGTKEPYRMFTSRAEYRLLLREDNADLRLTEKGRELGLVDDERWARFNQKVDSLETERQRLKDIWVNPKSEGVDKLNVVLKTPLTKEASGEDLLRRPEITYKQLTDLEMFGPALEDLQASEQVEIQVKYEGYIQRQKDEIAKSLRHENTKLPVDTDYKNVQGLSNEVVAKLNEAKPESIGIASRISGITPAAISILLVYLKKQGMLKKGEE